A genomic stretch from Thermostichus vulcanus str. 'Rupite' includes:
- a CDS encoding radical SAM/SPASM domain-containing protein produces MPSTVPQLERLHLEVTNVCNFKCEFCPDGIMQRRRGHMDPALLEQILDEVAATGLARILTFHLMGEPLLYPHIFLGIDMAVARGLDLHLTSNGSTFALWPEHIDRLIHSRLPKLTISLQTPDPVTFLIRGAPPRLTAERYFAGITQFLQAHLRSDSPTQVHLKFLDTSPHPFLVPHKALAVINSAQQMRSELSAWATRALEGIPDAPDAAWVGSQIETYRPGRWQLIRIHPRLVLETFPLDSWSNVETEQVIPARWGYCNGGSQQAGVLYDGTVVPCCKDYEGRIPLGQVRLGGSLADILAGSPACTLRQGFDRFQVNNAVCQRCIGADTPAKTLARQVGSIAYFKFYRPLKQKLNPGWGEV; encoded by the coding sequence ATGCCTTCTACTGTTCCCCAACTGGAGCGCCTGCACCTTGAGGTGACCAACGTTTGCAACTTCAAATGTGAGTTTTGTCCAGATGGGATCATGCAGCGGCGACGGGGGCACATGGATCCGGCTCTGTTGGAGCAGATTTTGGATGAGGTGGCAGCAACCGGATTGGCCCGCATCCTCACCTTTCACCTGATGGGGGAGCCGCTGCTCTACCCGCATATCTTTCTGGGCATTGACATGGCGGTGGCACGCGGCCTTGATTTGCACCTGACCAGCAATGGCAGCACCTTTGCCCTCTGGCCAGAGCACATTGATCGGCTCATCCACAGTCGTCTTCCCAAACTGACGATTTCTCTGCAAACCCCCGATCCGGTGACATTCCTGATTCGGGGTGCCCCCCCTCGCCTCACCGCCGAGCGCTACTTTGCCGGCATTACCCAGTTTCTGCAAGCGCATCTGCGCTCCGATAGCCCCACCCAGGTTCACCTAAAGTTCCTCGATACTAGCCCCCACCCCTTTTTGGTGCCCCACAAAGCCCTTGCGGTGATCAACTCCGCACAACAGATGCGTTCAGAACTCTCGGCTTGGGCCACGCGCGCCCTCGAAGGGATCCCGGATGCCCCCGATGCTGCTTGGGTGGGATCCCAAATTGAGACCTACCGACCCGGACGTTGGCAACTCATTCGCATCCATCCGCGCTTGGTTTTGGAAACTTTCCCCCTAGATAGCTGGAGCAATGTCGAGACTGAACAGGTGATCCCGGCCCGTTGGGGTTATTGCAATGGGGGATCCCAGCAGGCGGGGGTTCTCTACGATGGCACCGTCGTCCCCTGCTGCAAAGATTATGAAGGGCGAATCCCCTTGGGACAGGTGAGGCTAGGGGGATCCCTGGCTGACATTTTGGCTGGCTCACCCGCCTGTACTTTGCGACAAGGGTTTGATCGGTTTCAGGTGAACAACGCCGTTTGTCAGCGCTGCATCGGTGCAGACACTCCCGCCAAAACCTTGGCCAGACAAGTGGGATCCATCGCTTATTTCAAGTTCTATCGACCTCTCAAGCAAAAGCTGAACCCGGGCTGGGGAGAGGTTTAG